CAAGGGCAGTGAGGTCTGTTTTATCTGTAGGAGTTACAATGCAGAGGGCATTTTTATACAGCTTGCCGGAGGATGCTTTCATGCCGGATTGGTCTTTGCCTGCAATTGGGTGGGCTCCCACAAAATGGATATGGTAGTCAAAAGGGGTCTCTATGAAAAATACAAAGTGCCGGAGTATTGGATAGTCGTACC
This is a stretch of genomic DNA from Nitrospirota bacterium. It encodes these proteins:
- a CDS encoding prephenate dehydrogenase/arogenate dehydrogenase family protein; amino-acid sequence: MKLRYDYPILRHFVFFIETPFDYHIHFVGAHPIAGKDQSGMKASSGKLYKNALCIVTPTDKTDLTAL